Below is a window of Sciurus carolinensis chromosome 6, mSciCar1.2, whole genome shotgun sequence DNA.
AGTCTCTATCATCATGCCTGGTGGTGTCATTGTGGAAATAATTTAGTTCAAGATATTTTAAGCCATTCCTAGTCATATCTTAGCAATTCATatcttatccttttttttttttaattttttttattgtacacaaatgggatacatgttgtttctatgtttgtacatggcgtaaaggcataccatttgtgtaatcataaatttacatagggtaatgtatATCTTAtcctttatttattataaatctaGATAGAAGAGGAGTTGTGGGAAGAAGAATTTATTGAGCGCTGTTTCCAGGAAAtgctggaagaggaagaggaacatgAGTGGTTTATTCCAGCTCGAGATCTCCCACAAACTATGGACCAAATCCAAGACCAGTTTAATGACCTTGTTATCAGTGATGGCTCTTCTCTGGAAGATCTTGTGGTAAAAGTTATTTTTTCGTCTTTTTGGGTCCTAGGTCATCTTTCCTGTAAGTGGAAAAGCCAGCCATTGTCTAAGAAGAGTTCTGCATGTCTTCCCCTTCCAAATTTTATTGCTTCTTACAGAGATACCTCCCATGTCACATGTTACATGGGATGACTTTGGCAACACTGTTGAGTCTTGGACAATTAACAGACATTTTGGCTACTGCTCTTAAGTCATGATGTAGCCCTAGGGTGTTTAAAGATCTTTAAGAGTTAATCCAAAAAAATACACTATATTACCATGGCACTTGATTTTACAAAAGTAGTTTGATGGAGAAATCTTGTATGTAAATATCTGATgaaatttatagtttttctgAAAGTTAAGATTGTGGAAATCTCCTGGCCCAGGGTTTTTGTCTAGGTAGCCGGTTCATTTGGAACTGTGATATCATAAGGGAATTTGCAAGCTCTTGGCAGAAAGGgaacacagttttatttttagtgtctCATCACTGCTAATATATTTGCAGTAAAAAGTGTATTCAAGAATTATGATAACTAAACAGTACTGAGTCCTTTGctaaaattaagataaatgaattttttgaaaGCAAACAATTTTCTCTAGGTCtgaatattgacttttttttttttgctggtggtAGTAGTCATTGATCTTATGCATGATTgacaggtgctttaccacagagctatgttccctgctctttttattttattttgtttttttgtggtactgtggaGTGAACGCAGGAACTCATTGTAcgactgaactacacccccagctctttttattttgagacagcgtcttggtaatttgctgaggctgactttgaactttaaattctccttcctcagcctctgactagctgggatttcaggtgtacATTCACACCTGTCTTGAATATTTGCCTTTTGGTCCACATTTATAATATCTGGTTGCTTCTACTACCCACTGTACTCTGAAGCATTTTTTGCAGTTGTCTTTCACTGTCTTTGCTTCCTAATCTGTACTGATAATTACTTCTGaagcttcaaaaacaaaaatcagttccTCTTGGGCATCATAGACTTGGAGAATTAATCTTCTAggcatgttaattttttaaaagcacccCAGCTGATTCATTATACTGCATCCTACCCATTAGACATTTGGAAACTGTTCTCCTAAAGGACTATTTAGAGAACACTAAAATTTACGTTTTGGTGTATTTTGTTGCAGTAAATAATGATAACCCAATTGAGCCAGATGTATGATCTAAATACTCCATTGGGATGTGCTTGCTTATGACTATGTTATTCAAGTCACAGATAATCCTGGTTGCTCTGACAAGTAACACCCTTTACCAAGCTTaatgtataaatttaatttaGACCCAGAATAAATCCATAGTAGAAACTTTTTCTACTCAGTCTGAGATTGATTTGTTCTAACTTTTCTATAGCCAAGAGAGTGCACATTCAAGTATACTGCTTTTTTATTTAAACTGTACTTCACTTTTTTTTGTCAGGGAATGACTGGGAATGACCAGGGGATTGAGCATGCTAAGAagatgctctgtcactgagctacatctctagccctaaaCTATACACTTAAAGTGTAAATATATTTCCCCTGGGGGATGGGAGAATATATCCTATCTAAGGAAATTGTTgagtataaaatacaaaactaaaattattactccagtgtaatttttaatattatgttttggTCCAAGTGACATAGGGGTCAAATTTAGTATAAAAGTCTACCAGCATACTTATATTTAGGTCCTGGAGTCTGTCCTGGTTTCTTTTTGTAATTAATTTATCTACCTGGAACCCAAATTGTTGTAGAGGAGAATTTCCAGCTATTCTTCCTATACACAGAGACATCTGCTTAGGAAAGTAAAGACTTAAAAACATAGCTTAATGTTGGTACAAGTCTTTACAGCTTTTAGAGACTTTAGTccatttcaccttttttttttttttaactgatgcaAAAATGGAGTCTCAGAGTGATTTATCCAAGCTTACACAAGAAGTTAGAAAGAGGCAGAACTGGAATTTCATACTTAGGTCTTCTGGCTCCCCATgtagttttcttttgctgttatATATCATGCTTCCTGTAGGAATTAGAAGATAGCAATTGTAGAAAGACAATTCCATGTTTTCAGTGAGGatcagaaagtaaaattaatcCATCAACAATGCCCAGGTTATATTAATCATTTTAACACTTAAAATGCTTGTATAATATGAAAGTGTTTTAAGAAAGGTTTCAGTTAAATTTACAGAATTTCTTATTCAGTGCTATTCCTTTAGATTATATGAAGATAGTGGGTTTCTGATTACATTTAAGCAAACTTAATTTCAGTTGCTACTTTCTCTTAAGAAAATTGATACAATTTGATAGTAATATACAAAACTTACATCTAGTTCCTCCTTTCCCTGCCATAGAGCTTTTGGGTTAAGTGTAACCTTACTATCctgattcttgcttttgctttatatatatatatatttttttggaaaatactttTGCTACTAGGCTGAAACTTCTGAGTATCTGAAACCATCTGTAAtgaacttgcttttttttttatgtattttttccagGTCAAGAGCAATCTGAATCCAAATGCAAAGGAGTTTGTTCCTGGGGTGAAGTACTAAAATATTTGAGTAGACGGGGCCCTCTTTTGGTGGATGTAGCACAATTTCCACACTGTGAAGGCAGTATTAGAAGACTTAATTGTAAAAGCTCTCTCTTGTCACTGTGTTACACTTATGCATTGCCAAAGTTTTTGTTAGTCTTGCATGCTTAATAAAAGTGCTGAGACTGTTATTAAGTAAAAATCTGTCAAACATTTACTGAAAAATAGAATTTGCCCCATGGCTTAATGTAAAGATAGCAAGGAAAAAAGCACCAGTCAAGTTGTGACAAAGCACCAAATTAAATGACCTTTAAATCTTACTGAATTGTTGTCTTTGAGGCTAAACTGGTCCCTTAGGATTAACTAACACTTGTTGATGCTGATACTTTGTAAAATGGGTAAATTTAAATTAAGTCCTAATTGCTAAGCAGATTTCTCAGTTGTATTTGTCTTCATCAAAaagaatctcatttttctgaagagGGTATGTTCGTTAATATAAGATAGTTCATTAGAAACAAGTGTGTCTTTAATGACTGAAGTTACACAAGGTAGTGATCAGGTAGGAACTAGTCCTGGCTTTTCTGGTATGTTATCATGTTAGAAATGTCAAATTCTATTCCTGATGTTACATTTGAGGAAGTATGTGATTTGAGAATTGCATCTCCTGAGGATTCACTGCATCACAGCCATTCATACCTGTGTGAAGTCTAACTTAGGACCAACAGAAATCCATAACCTAATTGAACAAAGAGATTGTAACATGATTTGAGTGGTGCTTTTCCTTGCTTTGTTAACCATCACGACAATAGTCTGCAGCACAACTTTTCTTTTAACAAAGCTAGAACAGTTTTGGCTTCTTAAACTTCATATTTGAGTAGGTTAAGCTGCCATACGTGTTCAGTGTGAATAGtgtttaagttgaaaatattgtaaaaaaattatattttttcaaaaatatttaaaaaaataaataatggtagAACTGAGCTGATGCTTGTGTTTATTGATGCTAAACTGCAGACTCTCCAATGGTGATACTCACTTTAGTGTGGGCTCAGTACCTCAGGACAACCTTGCTGGTAAATTGTGCTTGGAGAACAGGATTTTTTAGAATCCATCATGGCAAGTATGTTGCTATGCAAATGTCTTTCCACGGTTCAACTCTAAAATAAACCCTATTGCCTTGTCCTTGGCTTTTTATTGCCAGAGACTGCAGTGTCATGGCAATCATAGATAACCATGTTGTGAAAGTATGactggactggggatgcagttcagtggtagagtgattgcctagcatatgcaaggccctgggttcaaaccctggcatcacaaaaaaaaactatgactGACCCATACAGTGGTGACCTTACTATAGTATAATCTCAGTAAGTCTCATCCATCCTTCTAAAAGACTTTTCTTGAGATTACCTAGCCAGAAATTAGGAAGAAAGACCATGTAGTGGTGTCTGGCTCATATTCTTTGTGGGGATGCACCAGTAATCTTTCATCAaaccctgcagtgctggggatacaaCCTAGGAACTTCActtcccactgagctatactcccagtcccagtgacagtacttttttttttttttttttttttccctctcggTACTGTGGATctaacccaagggcacttaatctctgagctgcatcccagcccttttatttttttttattttgagacagggtcttgctatgttgcttaggaccttgctaaattgctgaggcttagCTTGAACTTGGCAAAACTTGAAATCCTCGTACCTTAacatcccaaattgctgggattacaggtgtaggccaccatacctggctgggGCCCATTTTTAATGACTCCTTTTTTGTTCGTTTggattggggtttgaacccaggagtgctttaccactcagctacatcccaagacctttttattttttttatttttatttttttttgggtgctggggatcgaacccagggccttgtgcttgcaaggcaagcactctgccaactgagctatctccccagcctgtttttttattttgagataggttgtTACTTAATTACCGAGTGGGtgttcaacttgtgatccttctgcctcagcccctcaagttgctgggattataggtgtgtgtcacttcTCCTGGCTTAATTGTTACCTTAATAAACTAATAGGCGAGTTTTCTGAAGAACCTGTGAAACAAATAATTGTTCTTGACTTCTTTTTGGAGCCATGATACAACTGTCCTGTTTCCTAACAACTCTGTATGAGAGGCATGGCTATCTACCAAGTATATGAATCTTACTAGTGCTGTGTCTCTGAGCTCAGACAGGGGCAAATTCCCACATACTGACAGATTGTTACAGTGCAGTATAATTTGCACCAATCAGAGAGGCACTGTAACCTAATGATTAAGAAAAAgttctgctgggcatggtggtgcatgccagtaaataattcccagcaactctggaggcaggagaatcacaggtttgagaccttaagcaacttagcaaaaccctgtttcaaaataaaaagtaagaagtgTTGGTGATATAGCTTGGTAGTAAATTATGTGCAAATcatttaacctttctgtgcctttGTTTCCACATCTCAAAAATGCTGACATGACACACAAAACATTTTGGGTTTCAGagcattttgttttttggtggtattggggatccTGGATCtcagcatgctaagcaagtactatACCATTGAGCTATGCCAGTCTCTGGATTTCAGTTTTACAGATTGGGGATGCTTAACCAAAAAATTTGATTCAAATATTCTAGAATCAGAAAAACTCCAATCTGAAACAGTTCTGATACTCAACCTGGAATATCAATATCTGTCTGGATTATGTAGTTTTGTTCatgttttggcactggggatggaactcagttcaagtgccactgagttaggtccccagctctttttttttttttttttttttgagacagtcttgcaaagtgcacaggctgaccttgaacttaacaatcctgcctcagcctcccaagtcattgggttTACATAACTGGTGAATGATTATTAAATACACATCAAGTACTTAAAACAACTCTGGTACATAGGAAGTCCTGTTTAAATGATTGTCATTATTACTATAAAAAGAGTAAGGCTgtgggtatggctcagtggtggagcatgcaGTTCACATGTATGAAGTACTgggaccatatatatatatataaataattgtcTAGGCTCAGCTTTTTTTATTGGAATGTTTCTTGTCTGTGTGAAGGAACGTGCCCATTGAACAAGAGCCTGACATCTGCATTCCAGGTAGAGACAGTTTCAGAGTATCAGCTGCCTGTACATTTTCAAGTCCTAGGGACAAATGATCACCTCATCCGGGATTGTACTGTCATAGTTTTAGGCTAACCGAAGTTACCCTTTTTAGAGAGTTTTAATTATATGACCACTATTGAAACAGGGCAGCATATATGAGAGGATTTTTCCTGTTGGTTTGCTCTGTCAATATTTCCCAGCCTTTCCCATGTTAAATGTCAAGTATTTGTTTAGCTCACTGGAGCTCAAGAATGAGGCTGCCCATGACTGGTTTATGGACTGTAGGTGGCCTGCGTTCTGCCAAGTATCTGGGAGGGTTAATATTTCAGCATACTTATACCCACTTAATGACCTGGACCAGTTGGGAAGTCCCACTATCACTATAAAATGGCTGTGGATTTCCATCCAGAATCCATATGTTGACTTTTTACTCAGTCCACCTTCCCCTTGAGGACCCTCAAATAGGTCACAAAAATGGAAACTAAATagtttgggttttcttttgttgAAGCATAAGAATGTTTTTGTTCCACCCTACCACAAAAATCATAGAGACATCCTACCTTTCTTGGAAGTAATGTTCAGACCTTGGTGCCTGCAGACCCAGCTTCTATATTTTCCAGAATGTCTTCTGGAACACGAGACTGATTTTTTGACTTTGAAGAAAATCCTTTGAAGACTGGGCAGATAGGAATGTATTTCAGAAAGGCAATCCTTTTTACTGTACCCATCCCAATGGGAAAGTCATAGCTCTTCAGGCTTGCAGATGTCTCACTGTTGGCATTGGCCCCAGCTTTCCACTGTATCAGGCCTCGTTCCTCTGGACTCCCTAGAAGGGGAAAATGGGGTCATTCATCACAGCTAGCAACCCTCTACTAACTCCCCTTTCCATAACTTAGTTCTGAGGCAGCTTTTTGGAATCAAATGTGTGTCCCCAACCCCTCCACCCCATGGTGCTGGAATTGAACTCaagccctcacacatgctagagaagcactaccactaagctacacccttaGTCCTCGGGTCTTCTGGTACTAAAAGGTTGCCGAATCCATGATTTCTGAGCTCCTAACTTTGCCAGAACTCTCAGAATCCGTAAAGCCAGTTGGTATTGTCTAACTACAGTGTGCCAGGCTCTTTGCTAAGTGCTATAATTTCATTATCTTATTTCTTCAAAACAGGGAGTGTATAGACACTGTTACACaaatttttaagatgaagaaataGGTTAAGTAATTGTCAACTTACATTTGGTAGTATGGGGATAGTGTGTGCTGGGCCTGTGGAAACCAGATGGTGCTAAGGTGGTGCTCTGGGATAgaaaagtgtattttgaaatACTATAGTCAGTATTAATATTGTTAGGATGccacatttggaaaataaacttGTTTCCACAACAAACTTCAGAAGGTCAAGCTAACCAAAATCTTTGGTGGGGTTAGTGATGCTTCAGAATTTTACAACTAAGGAAGTCTGTCAGGGAGGGGCACGTGCTATCTCAAGTTttcataaaagggctgggggctgaCAAAGACTAAAACACTAAATCTAGTCAAAGGAGTGAGGTCAGCCCAGGCTGAGAATAACCCATAAGATCACAAACCAGATGTGTCCCCAGATCAGCAGAGAGGGTTCTGGAGGAGTGCTGGGGTCTTCAGGAAAGAGTGCCAGGAGGAGGATCTGTTGGAACTGGCTGGGCCTGGCTGCACAAAGCACAGATGGCCAGAGGAAGATGGCATGCAAAGGACGATAGTCCCACTGTCCAGTTATCCTCCCTCCACTGCCAGGACCCTCAATAAATAGCTAGCTGGGGCTGAAGCTCCCTCCCTCTGACGGGCTGGTCAGTCTCCCCCACTTTACTGCTCTGCTGTTTCAACCTCTTTTCCTGGGCCCTAGATT
It encodes the following:
- the Paip2 gene encoding polyadenylate-binding protein-interacting protein 2, with the protein product MKDPSRSSTSPSIINEDVIINGHSHEDDNPFAEYMWMENEEEFNRQIEEELWEEEFIERCFQEMLEEEEEHEWFIPARDLPQTMDQIQDQFNDLVISDGSSLEDLVVKSNLNPNAKEFVPGVKY